The following proteins are encoded in a genomic region of Triticum dicoccoides isolate Atlit2015 ecotype Zavitan chromosome 1B, WEW_v2.0, whole genome shotgun sequence:
- the LOC119322202 gene encoding uncharacterized protein LOC119322202, with protein MALLRALRRALPPLYSPAAPLSRRAPGPPPLPSRPLRLLDPIGFRPFSAAAATATAVARAPEMGASLFRGLTETRFPKRRPGFVSRRKRASLRPKGPHYWVKCTPGEPIPSSQPNKGSVQGRKEKKRIKQRKDFIMAEKRKRKAQYSVAVKRKEAERTERKMAAVARDRAWVERLAELKQIEAEKKATMA; from the exons ATGGCGCTCCTCCGAGCCCTCCGGCGAGCCCTCCCGCCGCTCTACTCTCCGGCGGCGCCTCTTTCCCGGCGCGCCCCAGGTCCTCCTCCGCTCCCTTCCCGTCCACTCCGGCTCCTGGATCCGATCGGGTTCCGGCCCTTCTCCGCCGCggctgccaccgccaccgccgtcgcGCGGGCGCCGGAAATGGGGGCCAGCCTCTTCAGAGGGCTCACGGAGACCAGGTTCCCCAAGCGGCGGCCGGGATTCGTGTCCCGGCGCAAGAGAGCCAGCCTGCGACCCAAAG GTCCGCACTACTGGGTGAAGTGCACGCCGGGGGAGCCTATCCCTTCGAGCCAGCCGAATAAGGGCAGTGTCcaggggaggaaggagaagaagcgtaTCAAGCAGCGCAAGGACTTTATCATG GCTGAAAAGAGGAAGCGCAAAGCACAATATTCTGTTGCTGTGAAGAGAAAGGAGGCAGAACGGACAGAGAGAAAGATGGCTGCCGTGGCAAGAGACCGGGCATGGGTGGAAAGGTTGGCAGAGTTGAAACAGATAGAGGCAGAGAAGAAAGCCACGATGGCTTAA